One window of Channa argus isolate prfri chromosome 4, Channa argus male v1.0, whole genome shotgun sequence genomic DNA carries:
- the rps27l gene encoding 40S ribosomal protein S27-like isoform X3 produces MDVKCPGCYKITTVFSHAQTVVLCVGCSTVLCQPKGGKARLTEGCSFRRKQH; encoded by the exons ATGGACGTGAAGTGTCCAG gcTGTTACAAAATTACCACTGTGTTCAGTCATGCTCAGACAGTGGTACTCTGTGTGGGATGCTCCACTGTGTTGTGCCAGCCAAAAGGAGGAAAGGCCAGACTGACAGAGG GTTGCTCTTTCAGgagaaaacaacattaa
- the dnaja gene encoding dnaJ homolog subfamily A member 4 isoform X1 — protein MVHETGYYDLLGVSPNASAEEIKKAYRKLALKYHPDKNPSEGEKFKLISQAYEVLSDPKRRDLYDQGGEQAIKEGGMGGSSPMDIFNMFFGGGGRMQRERKGKNAFHQLSVTLEEMYNGTTRKLGLQKNVICETCDGYGGKKGTLEKCSNCKGRGVQVKVQQIGPGMIQQIQSMCSDCHGEGEKFNSKDRCKNCNGHKVERKKKILEVHVDKGMKDGQKITFHGEGDQEPGLEPGDVIIVLDQKDHPVFKRQDDNLMMMMNIKLVEALCGFKKTIQTLDNRTLVITSQPGEVIKHGDLKCVQNEGMPIYRDPYERGQLFVQFQVEFPEKHWLPEHLMYQLERLLPPREDVMITDDMEEMELVEVDVQTQQKAHKGEAYEEDYDAPRAGVQCQTQ, from the exons ATGGTTCACGAAACCGGCTACTACGATTTATTGGGTGTCAGCCCCAACGCCTCAGCGGAGGAAATCAAAAAAGCCTACCGAAAACTTGCACTGAAATACCACCCAGACAAGAACCCCAGTGAAGGAGAGAAA ttCAAGCTCATATCTCAAGCATATGAGGTGCTATCAGATCCAAAGAGAAGAGACTTGTATGACCAAGGAGGGGAACAGGCAATCAAGGAGGGAGGCATGGGAGGAAGTTCCCCAATGGACATTTTCAACATGTTCTTTGGAGGTGGGGGAagaatgcagagagagagaaaag GGAAGAATGCATTCCACCAGCTTAGTGTTACACTGGAGGAGATGTACAATGGTACCACCAGGAAGCTTGGACTCCAGAAGAATGTAATTTGTGAAACATGTGATG GTTACGGTGGTAAGAAAGGTACCTTGGAGAagtgttccaattgcaaaggaaGGGGAGTACAAGTCAAGGTGCAACAGATTGGGCCAGGAATGATTCAGCAGATCCAGAGCATGTGTTCAGACTGCCACGGAGAGGGCGAGAAATTTAATTCCAAAGACCGCTGCAAAAACTGCAATGGACACAAAGTAGAACGCAAGAAGAAAATTCTTGAAGTTCACGTTGACAAAG GTATGAAAGATGGTCAGAAAATTACATTCCATGGTGAAGGCGACCAGGAACCTGGATTGGAACCTGGGGACGTGATCATTGTGCTGGATCAGAAGGATCATCCTGTTTTCAAGAGACAAGATGATaatttaatgatgatgatgaacatCAAACTTGTCGAGGCCCTGTGCGGTTTCAAGAAGACGATTCAAACGTTAGACAACCGAACGCTTGTTATCACTTCACAGCCAG ggGAAGTAATCAAGCATGGCGACttaaaatgtgtacaaaatGAGGGCATGCCCATTTACAGGGATCCTTATGAAAGGGgacagctgtttgttcagttccAG GTTGAATTCCCAGAAAAACACTGGCTGCCAGAGCATCTCATGTACCAGCTTGAAAGACTGCTTCCTCCAAGGGAAGATGTAATGATAACTGATGACATGGAGGAGATGGAACTTGTTGAGGTGGATGTGCAGACGCAACAAAAAGCCCACAAGGGGGAGGCTTATGAAGAGGACTATGACGCCCCCAGAGCTGGAGTGCAATGTCAGACACAGTGA
- the dnaja gene encoding dnaJ homolog subfamily A member 1 isoform X2: MGGSSPMDIFNMFFGGGGRMQRERKGKNAFHQLSVTLEEMYNGTTRKLGLQKNVICETCDGYGGKKGTLEKCSNCKGRGVQVKVQQIGPGMIQQIQSMCSDCHGEGEKFNSKDRCKNCNGHKVERKKKILEVHVDKGMKDGQKITFHGEGDQEPGLEPGDVIIVLDQKDHPVFKRQDDNLMMMMNIKLVEALCGFKKTIQTLDNRTLVITSQPGEVIKHGDLKCVQNEGMPIYRDPYERGQLFVQFQVEFPEKHWLPEHLMYQLERLLPPREDVMITDDMEEMELVEVDVQTQQKAHKGEAYEEDYDAPRAGVQCQTQ, from the exons ATGGGAGGAAGTTCCCCAATGGACATTTTCAACATGTTCTTTGGAGGTGGGGGAagaatgcagagagagagaaaag GGAAGAATGCATTCCACCAGCTTAGTGTTACACTGGAGGAGATGTACAATGGTACCACCAGGAAGCTTGGACTCCAGAAGAATGTAATTTGTGAAACATGTGATG GTTACGGTGGTAAGAAAGGTACCTTGGAGAagtgttccaattgcaaaggaaGGGGAGTACAAGTCAAGGTGCAACAGATTGGGCCAGGAATGATTCAGCAGATCCAGAGCATGTGTTCAGACTGCCACGGAGAGGGCGAGAAATTTAATTCCAAAGACCGCTGCAAAAACTGCAATGGACACAAAGTAGAACGCAAGAAGAAAATTCTTGAAGTTCACGTTGACAAAG GTATGAAAGATGGTCAGAAAATTACATTCCATGGTGAAGGCGACCAGGAACCTGGATTGGAACCTGGGGACGTGATCATTGTGCTGGATCAGAAGGATCATCCTGTTTTCAAGAGACAAGATGATaatttaatgatgatgatgaacatCAAACTTGTCGAGGCCCTGTGCGGTTTCAAGAAGACGATTCAAACGTTAGACAACCGAACGCTTGTTATCACTTCACAGCCAG ggGAAGTAATCAAGCATGGCGACttaaaatgtgtacaaaatGAGGGCATGCCCATTTACAGGGATCCTTATGAAAGGGgacagctgtttgttcagttccAG GTTGAATTCCCAGAAAAACACTGGCTGCCAGAGCATCTCATGTACCAGCTTGAAAGACTGCTTCCTCCAAGGGAAGATGTAATGATAACTGATGACATGGAGGAGATGGAACTTGTTGAGGTGGATGTGCAGACGCAACAAAAAGCCCACAAGGGGGAGGCTTATGAAGAGGACTATGACGCCCCCAGAGCTGGAGTGCAATGTCAGACACAGTGA